The Sander vitreus isolate 19-12246 chromosome 5, sanVit1, whole genome shotgun sequence genome includes a region encoding these proteins:
- the LOC144517641 gene encoding uncharacterized protein LOC144517641 isoform X1 — MLVSPCSTDTELEEFDRSLGQPLRRIKMQLFLTTLGGPTTGTAVRRMLRRVATNNVLKEYSLRGRKAKKVFQDLTICRVITEELPRADCSRGGGLDRASAEVCPTQMAS, encoded by the exons ATGTTGGTGTCGCCCTGCTCGACAGACACCGAGCTGGAGGAGTTTGACCGGAGTCTCGGTCAACCGTTGAGGAGGATAAAAATG caacttttcctGACAACGCTTGGAGGTCCGACCACAGGTACTGCAGTCCGACGCATGCTACGGCGAGTGGCAACTAATAACGTGCTGAAAGAGTATAGCCTGAGGGGAAGAAAGGCAAAGAAGGTCTTCCAGGACCTGACTATATGCAGGGTTATaacag AAGAACTTCCCCGCGCTGACTGCAGCAGAGGTGGAGGACTTGATCGGGCGAGCGCTGAAGTTTGCCCCACACAGATG GCCAGCTGA
- the LOC144517641 gene encoding uncharacterized protein LOC144517641 isoform X2, translated as MLVSPCSTDTELEEFDRSLGQPLRRIKMQLFLTTLGGPTTGTAVRRMLRRVATNNVLKEYSLRGRKAKKVFQDLTICRVITELPRADCSRGGGLDRASAEVCPTQMAS; from the exons ATGTTGGTGTCGCCCTGCTCGACAGACACCGAGCTGGAGGAGTTTGACCGGAGTCTCGGTCAACCGTTGAGGAGGATAAAAATG caacttttcctGACAACGCTTGGAGGTCCGACCACAGGTACTGCAGTCCGACGCATGCTACGGCGAGTGGCAACTAATAACGTGCTGAAAGAGTATAGCCTGAGGGGAAGAAAGGCAAAGAAGGTCTTCCAGGACCTGACTATATGCAGGGTTATaacag AACTTCCCCGCGCTGACTGCAGCAGAGGTGGAGGACTTGATCGGGCGAGCGCTGAAGTTTGCCCCACACAGATG GCCAGCTGA